A window of the Sphaerobacter thermophilus DSM 20745 genome harbors these coding sequences:
- the queA gene encoding tRNA preQ1(34) S-adenosylmethionine ribosyltransferase-isomerase QueA translates to MADYDYDLPPELIAQHPVEPRDASRLMVVDRASETIAHRRFRDLPSLLSPGDLLIVNDTRVMPARLHGRRPTGGQVELLLLRRLEDGCWEAMGRPARRLRPGTFVHLRDQGGREAVEPAEVVARRGEGLLAVRLPSEVEARLDEFGEMPLPPYIRARLEDPERYQTVFATEVGSAAAPTAGLHFTPRLLAELDAAGIRRATITLHVGLGTFLPVKVEDARQHRMHQEWYHVPADTLAAIRETRAAGRRVVAVGTTACRTLESIAPDLDADDDLSGWTDLFIVPGHQFQVVDALVTNFHLPRSTLLLLVSAFAGRELILRAYEEAVRTRYRFFSFGDAMLIL, encoded by the coding sequence ATGGCGGACTACGACTATGACCTGCCGCCGGAGCTGATCGCGCAGCACCCGGTGGAGCCGCGCGATGCGTCGCGGCTCATGGTGGTCGACCGCGCGAGCGAGACGATCGCCCACCGCCGGTTCCGGGATCTCCCCAGTCTGCTCAGTCCGGGCGACCTGCTGATCGTCAACGACACTCGCGTCATGCCTGCACGGCTGCACGGGCGGCGGCCGACCGGCGGGCAGGTCGAACTATTGCTGCTCCGGCGACTGGAGGATGGATGCTGGGAGGCGATGGGGCGCCCGGCGCGGCGGCTGCGGCCGGGGACGTTCGTTCACCTTCGCGACCAGGGAGGACGCGAGGCCGTGGAGCCGGCGGAAGTTGTCGCGCGACGCGGGGAGGGCCTGCTGGCCGTTCGGCTGCCGTCGGAGGTCGAGGCTCGGCTCGATGAGTTTGGAGAGATGCCCCTGCCGCCCTACATCCGCGCCCGGCTTGAGGACCCTGAGCGCTATCAGACCGTCTTCGCAACCGAGGTCGGCTCGGCGGCGGCGCCGACAGCCGGGCTGCACTTTACGCCGCGACTGCTGGCCGAACTGGATGCGGCAGGCATCCGCCGGGCGACGATCACGCTGCACGTCGGCCTGGGCACCTTCCTGCCGGTGAAGGTCGAAGATGCTCGCCAGCACCGGATGCACCAGGAGTGGTACCACGTGCCGGCAGACACCCTGGCGGCCATCCGCGAGACGCGTGCTGCCGGTCGGCGCGTGGTGGCGGTCGGGACCACGGCGTGCCGGACGCTGGAGTCGATCGCCCCAGATCTGGATGCCGACGATGACCTCAGCGGTTGGACCGACCTGTTCATCGTACCGGGGCATCAGTTCCAGGTGGTGGACGCGCTCGTGACCAACTTCCACCTGCCGCGATCCACGTTGCTCCTGCTCGTAAGCGCATTTGCTGGGCGCGAGCTGATCCTGCGCGCGTATGAGGAAGCGGTGCGGACGCGTTACCGGTTCTTCAGCTTCGGTGACGCAATGTTAATTCTCTAA